Proteins from a single region of Streptomyces spectabilis:
- a CDS encoding MarR family winged helix-turn-helix transcriptional regulator, translating into MTDALDVSLRLVRAQTALVKRFDAALGGFHGVSLADFTMLLRLGQAPGGRMRRVDLAAALGLTASGVTRGLAPLERIGLVTREANARDARVAYAALTATGRERLAEMLATARRVAADVFEPSSWERREIGSLSEMLTRLGGTGLGDFDLDGPGAPTA; encoded by the coding sequence ATGACTGATGCGCTGGACGTGTCCCTGCGTCTCGTACGGGCCCAGACCGCCCTGGTGAAGCGGTTCGACGCGGCCTTGGGAGGGTTTCACGGGGTGAGCCTGGCGGACTTCACCATGCTCCTTCGGCTGGGACAGGCGCCCGGCGGCCGCATGCGCCGGGTGGATCTGGCGGCGGCCCTCGGCCTCACCGCGTCCGGGGTGACCCGGGGCCTCGCGCCACTGGAGCGGATCGGGCTCGTCACGCGCGAGGCGAACGCCCGCGACGCCCGCGTGGCGTACGCGGCGCTGACCGCCACCGGCCGCGAACGCCTGGCGGAGATGCTCGCCACGGCAAGGCGGGTCGCCGCCGACGTCTTCGAGCCTTCTTCGTGGGAGCGGCGGGAGATCGGAAGCCTGTCGGAGATGCTGACCCGCCTCGGCGGCACCGGCCTCGGCGACTTCGACCTCGACGGCCCGGGCGCTCCCACCGCGTAA
- a CDS encoding DUF6204 family protein: MTTRTFRVTVRGVFDGLTSDQRAELLARAAEHDVLRAAFTPEGHLSYDVAARPAFTFRFRAEGEEEEDILEAAERAEEAAKAWLAQRGYGYKNLRSQAEDLSQAPLGKRQRRAAAQRRA; encoded by the coding sequence ATGACTACTCGTACCTTCCGCGTCACCGTGCGCGGTGTCTTCGACGGACTCACCTCCGACCAGCGGGCCGAACTCCTGGCCCGGGCCGCGGAGCACGACGTGCTGCGCGCCGCCTTCACCCCCGAGGGGCACCTCAGCTACGACGTCGCCGCGCGGCCCGCCTTCACCTTCCGCTTCCGGGCGGAGGGAGAGGAAGAGGAGGACATCCTGGAGGCGGCCGAACGTGCCGAAGAGGCGGCGAAGGCGTGGCTGGCGCAGCGCGGCTACGGCTACAAGAACCTCCGCTCCCAGGCCGAGGACCTCTCGCAGGCGCCCCTCGGCAAGCGGCAGCGCCGGGCCGCCGCCCAGCGGAGGGCCTGA
- a CDS encoding MerR family transcriptional regulator, giving the protein MKISELSQRTGVPVASIKYFRRQGLLPAGRATAATLAEYGEEHVQRLRLIKALTTLGGLSIAATRDVLAAVDQADSTDGTLKAISYALPVPVAQAPAGDEERETEAEAAAEADAADLIAAMDWQVPDDSPHVHGLTTVLRELRRLDANYRLDRLAAYGELARSIARLDLERAADFDDSPALAEQAVIVLALSGPVLELLRRLAQEDQVRRRMEARESADS; this is encoded by the coding sequence GTGAAAATCTCCGAGCTCAGCCAGAGGACCGGCGTACCGGTCGCCAGCATCAAGTACTTCCGGCGCCAGGGGCTGCTGCCCGCGGGCCGCGCGACGGCCGCGACGCTCGCCGAGTACGGCGAGGAGCACGTCCAGCGGCTGCGCCTCATCAAGGCCCTGACGACACTCGGCGGCCTTTCCATCGCCGCCACCCGGGACGTCCTCGCGGCGGTCGACCAGGCCGACAGCACCGACGGCACCCTCAAAGCGATCAGCTACGCGCTGCCGGTGCCCGTCGCGCAGGCCCCGGCCGGTGACGAGGAGCGGGAGACGGAGGCCGAGGCGGCCGCCGAGGCCGACGCCGCCGACTTGATCGCGGCCATGGACTGGCAGGTCCCCGACGACTCTCCGCACGTCCACGGCCTGACCACGGTGTTGCGGGAGCTCAGGCGCCTCGACGCGAACTACCGCCTCGACCGCCTCGCCGCGTACGGAGAGCTGGCCCGGTCGATCGCCCGCCTCGACCTCGAACGCGCGGCGGACTTCGACGACTCGCCCGCCCTGGCCGAGCAGGCGGTGATCGTCCTCGCCCTCTCCGGGCCCGTACTCGAACTCCTGCGGCGCCTCGCGCAGGAGGACCAGGTGCGCCGTCGGATGGAGGCCAGGGAGTCCGCCGACTCGTGA
- a CDS encoding YhgE/Pip domain-containing protein — MPSPQPSSALRSPRLWIGTGIIVAVVSTLFALLYVGGNVNPKGNLRDLPVALVNNDRGAGTGDKHVNIGDQVVSGIKKAAADNDSIDWQVLSQAEADKRLGQGKLYGALVVPQDFTATVSGLSAPQAKNPAAPTLKVLTNQAAGSFGSSMASQATQKAAHGASAQLGKELLGRASEQKAPLAPAAQLMLTDPVTVQVADGHPLDTHSAMGLSAFYYALVLLVSGMLAANVIHSQVDTALGYLHSDFGPFRQRNPLRRTSRVRTLAVNSALMLGLSVVMGSLVELATVGVLGMDASHLGLLWLYSVATIAVVGLSALALLAVFGTPGMLLSTIVFVAMAVPSSGATVPLEALPGFFRALAEFEPLRQLTGGLRSLLYFGAQGDAGLTRAWASMGIALVVSLLFGFGMTRLYDRKGLHRVPRPAESAPSAEATPEPASA; from the coding sequence ATGCCTTCCCCTCAGCCCTCGTCCGCGCTCCGCAGCCCCCGGCTGTGGATCGGCACGGGCATCATCGTCGCGGTGGTCTCCACCTTGTTCGCCCTGCTCTATGTGGGCGGCAACGTGAACCCCAAGGGCAACCTGCGCGACCTGCCCGTCGCGCTGGTCAACAACGACCGCGGCGCGGGCACGGGTGACAAGCACGTCAACATCGGCGACCAGGTCGTCTCCGGCATCAAGAAGGCCGCGGCGGACAACGACAGCATCGACTGGCAGGTCCTCAGCCAGGCCGAGGCCGACAAGCGCCTCGGCCAGGGCAAGCTCTACGGCGCCCTCGTCGTGCCGCAGGACTTCACCGCCACGGTCAGCGGCCTCAGCGCCCCGCAGGCGAAGAACCCCGCGGCGCCGACCCTGAAGGTGCTCACCAACCAGGCGGCAGGCAGCTTCGGCTCGTCCATGGCGAGCCAGGCCACGCAGAAGGCCGCCCACGGCGCCTCCGCCCAGCTCGGCAAGGAGCTCCTCGGCCGCGCGAGCGAGCAGAAGGCGCCGCTCGCCCCCGCCGCCCAGCTGATGCTCACCGACCCCGTGACCGTCCAGGTCGCCGACGGCCACCCGCTGGACACGCACAGCGCCATGGGCCTCAGCGCCTTCTACTACGCCCTGGTCCTCCTCGTCTCCGGCATGCTCGCCGCCAACGTGATCCACTCCCAGGTCGACACGGCGCTCGGCTATCTGCACTCCGACTTCGGCCCGTTCCGCCAGCGCAACCCCCTGCGCCGCACCAGCCGGGTGCGCACCCTCGCCGTCAACTCGGCCCTGATGCTCGGCCTGTCCGTGGTCATGGGCTCCCTCGTCGAGCTCGCCACGGTCGGCGTCCTCGGCATGGACGCGTCCCACCTCGGCCTGCTCTGGCTCTACTCCGTGGCTACCATCGCCGTCGTCGGACTGAGCGCCCTGGCACTGCTCGCCGTCTTCGGCACCCCCGGCATGCTGCTCTCCACCATCGTCTTCGTCGCCATGGCCGTCCCGTCCTCCGGCGCCACCGTGCCGCTGGAGGCGCTGCCCGGGTTCTTCCGCGCGCTCGCCGAGTTCGAGCCGCTGCGCCAGCTGACCGGGGGCCTGCGCTCCCTCCTGTACTTCGGCGCCCAGGGCGACGCGGGCCTCACCCGGGCCTGGGCCTCCATGGGCATCGCCCTGGTGGTCTCCCTGCTCTTCGGCTTCGGCATGACCCGCCTCTACGACCGCAAGGGGCTGCACCGGGTCCCCCGGCCCGCCGAGTCCGCCCCGTCGGCCGAGGCGACGCCGGAGCCCGCGTCCGCCTGA
- a CDS encoding ABC-F family ATP-binding cassette domain-containing protein yields MNPTPTPEAMSLPVEAGGSAHVRAEDVTVTRGSRRVLHDVSVTVSARSRTAVVGENGRGKTTLLHVLAGLIAPDEGTVHRAGTIGLARQELAAPDGTTVGTLTSQALAASLAALAALDAATLALTAGAPGAEDRYAAALDAATRLDAWDAERRVDVALEALGACADRERTLASLSVGQRYRVRLACLLGAHHDVLLLDEPTNHLDADGLDFLTRRLRAHDGGLAVVSHDRALLRDVTDRFLDLDPTRDGRPRLYAGGYDAWQDARRRERERWEQDHEEQQAEHRRLKDAVSRARDRLSTGWRPEKGTGKHQRQSRAPGVVQALKRQQDALEAHRIDVPEPPAALRWPDPGVRPGAPQLRAHGVAVEGRLAGPVDLSLDGGDRLLVTGPNGAGKSTLLAVLGGALAPTQGAVRTARGARVVRVTQETAGQDPALTAREAYARHVGRLVAGGTLREAEAVPLGALGLLDSEALRTPVGRMSQGQRRRLDLALALAGRPGLILLDEPTNHLSSVLVDEVTDAVRGTSAAVVVATHDRQLLRDLADWPRLEVGEGRE; encoded by the coding sequence TTGAACCCCACGCCCACCCCCGAAGCCATGTCCCTGCCCGTCGAGGCGGGCGGCAGCGCACACGTCCGCGCCGAGGACGTCACCGTCACCCGTGGATCCCGGCGCGTCCTGCACGACGTGTCGGTCACCGTCTCCGCCCGGTCGCGGACCGCCGTCGTCGGCGAGAACGGCCGGGGCAAGACGACGCTGCTGCACGTCCTCGCCGGGCTGATCGCACCCGACGAGGGCACCGTCCACCGGGCCGGCACCATTGGCCTGGCCCGCCAGGAACTGGCCGCACCCGACGGCACCACCGTGGGCACCCTGACGTCCCAGGCGCTCGCCGCCTCGCTCGCGGCCCTCGCCGCCCTGGACGCGGCGACCCTCGCCCTGACCGCGGGCGCCCCCGGCGCCGAGGACCGCTACGCCGCCGCGCTCGACGCCGCCACCCGGCTCGACGCCTGGGACGCCGAACGCCGGGTCGACGTCGCCCTGGAGGCCCTCGGCGCCTGCGCCGACCGGGAGCGGACCCTCGCGTCGCTTTCGGTCGGGCAGCGCTACCGGGTCCGCCTCGCCTGTCTGCTCGGCGCCCACCACGACGTCCTGCTGCTCGACGAGCCGACCAACCACCTCGACGCGGACGGCCTGGACTTCCTGACCCGCAGGCTGCGCGCGCACGACGGCGGCCTCGCCGTCGTCAGCCACGACCGGGCACTGCTGCGCGACGTCACCGACCGCTTCCTCGACCTCGACCCGACCCGCGACGGAAGGCCGCGCCTGTACGCGGGCGGCTACGACGCCTGGCAGGACGCCCGGCGCCGGGAACGCGAACGCTGGGAGCAGGACCACGAGGAGCAGCAGGCCGAGCACCGCCGCCTCAAGGACGCGGTGTCCAGGGCCCGCGACCGGCTCTCCACCGGCTGGCGGCCGGAGAAGGGGACCGGCAAGCACCAGCGCCAGTCCCGCGCACCGGGTGTCGTACAGGCCCTGAAGAGGCAGCAGGACGCCCTGGAGGCGCACCGGATCGACGTGCCGGAGCCACCGGCTGCGCTGCGCTGGCCCGACCCGGGCGTCCGGCCGGGCGCGCCGCAGCTGCGGGCGCACGGCGTCGCGGTCGAAGGCCGCCTCGCTGGACCGGTCGACCTCAGCCTCGACGGCGGCGACCGGCTGCTCGTCACCGGGCCGAACGGCGCCGGGAAGTCCACGCTGCTCGCGGTGCTCGGCGGCGCGCTCGCGCCCACGCAGGGCGCCGTGCGGACGGCGCGGGGCGCGCGGGTCGTCCGGGTCACTCAGGAGACCGCGGGGCAGGACCCCGCGCTCACCGCCCGAGAGGCGTACGCCCGCCACGTGGGGCGACTCGTGGCGGGCGGGACGCTGCGCGAGGCCGAGGCCGTGCCGCTCGGGGCGCTCGGCCTGCTGGACTCCGAGGCGCTGCGCACCCCGGTGGGGCGGATGTCGCAGGGGCAGCGGCGCCGACTCGACCTGGCGCTCGCGCTGGCCGGGCGGCCCGGCCTGATCCTGCTCGACGAGCCGACCAATCACCTGTCGTCGGTGCTGGTGGACGAGGTGACCGACGCCGTCCGGGGCACGAGCGCGGCCGTCGTCGTCGCCACGCACGACCGGCAGTTGCTGCGGGACCTCGCGGACTGGCCGCGCCTCGAGGTGGGGGAGGGCCGGGAATGA